One part of the Rutidosis leptorrhynchoides isolate AG116_Rl617_1_P2 chromosome 1, CSIRO_AGI_Rlap_v1, whole genome shotgun sequence genome encodes these proteins:
- the LOC139847561 gene encoding uncharacterized protein has product MTLALETKNKIGFIDGGVVKSEDDEVLANQWNRCNSVVLSCILGSISGELYLGQIFSKIASEVWVELKETYDKVDGFVIFNLHHKIASHTQNGSSLSDYYHKLNALWKQFDSMVQLPDCTCKAEKKLKEHSQLLKLMQFLTGLDDKYSHIRSNLLTTDPLPSIKYAYAILSREEVHRDSSISSNNEMQSSDFLSKVNANSSNAVNNFSSGFKPGKGPSHNLECAKCNKTCHTIDKCFEVVGYPAWFKGPKNLNYNTNNTTNSNSRTSSVWSTNNNNYNSANKSFASNSCVTDRTTQLNLSEDQISKLLSLLSNNMSEEPKANMVGSWLYSNMTSCHLFNSVSNSSLNLNKSGWIIDSGANQHYVNAHHHLHNLVDVSNLGLVVGHPNGSLATITKIGDCKITTSVTLFDVLVVPEYVVSLLAVSKMARDSKRLGHPAEPVLNVLKHKLSYGNEKLMPCEVTIKEGYKYFLTIVDDHSRLVWVFLLKQKSDASQNVIDFTEMFLNQFNKSIKIVRSDNGIIHQTSCAYTPQQNGVVDRKHRHLLNVARSLLFQGGVPLQFWSDCLDHLNFFDNKSLYDNPSDPNDVKNNNTDNSDGKRVTILGSSSHESTGGSSTTTEHDLNGNNRSSDKGNDGSVIDRVNTGNVHS; this is encoded by the exons ATGACTCTTGCACTTGAAACTAAAAATAAGATTGGTTTTATTGATGGAGGTGTTGTaaaatcagaagatgatgaagtttTAGCAAATCAATGGAATAGGTGCAACTCAGTTGTTCTTTCGTGTATTCTTGGATCCATTTCAGGAGAGTTGTACCTAGGTCAAATTTTCTCTAAAATAGCATCTGAAGTTTGGGTTGAACTTAAAGAAACTTATGACAAGGTTGATGGATTTGTTATTTTTAATTTGCATCATAAGATTGCTTCTCATACTCAAAATGGCTCTAGTTTATCTGACTATTATCATAAACTTAATGCATTGTGGAAACAATTTGACTCTATGGTTCAATTGCCTGATTGTACATGTAAAGCTGAAAAGAAATTAAAAGAACATAGTCAATTGTTAAAACTAATGCAGTTCTTGACGGGTCTTGATGACAAATATTCACATATAAGGAGTAATCTTCTAACCACTGATCCTTTACCTTCTATAAAATATGCTTATGCTATTCTGTCTAGAGAGGAAGTTCATAGAGATTCTTCTATCTCCTCAAATAATGAAATGCAGTCTTCTGATTTTTTGTCTAAAGTTAATGCTAATTCATCCAATGCTGTTAACAACTTCAGTTCTGGGTTTAAACCAGGAAAAGGTCCTAGTCACAATTTAGAATGTGCTAAATGCAATAAAACTTGTCATACAATTGATAAATGCTTTGAGGTTGTTGGTTACCCTGCATGGTTTAAAGGTCCAAAAAATctaaattataatactaataacacaaCTAATTCAAATAGCAGGACTTCTAGTGTATggtctactaataataacaactataattCTGCTAACAAGTCTTTTGCTAGTAATAGTTGTGTTACAGATAGAACTACTCAACTGAATCTTTCTGAGGATCAAATTTCAAAGTTACTATCTCTCTTAAGCAATAACATGAGTGAAGAACCTAAAGCCAATATGGTAGGTAGTTGGCTTTATTCAAATATGACAAGTTGTCATTTATTTAATTCTGTATCAAATAGTTCACTTAATCTAAACAAATCTGGTTGGATTATAGATTCAGGAGCTAATCAACACTATGTTAATGCACATCACCATCTACATAATTTGGTTGATGTTTCTAATTTGGGTCTGGTAGTTGGTCACCCTAATGGGTCATTAGCTACTATAACAAAGATAGGTGATTGCAAAATTACAACTAGTGTAACTCTGTTTGATGTTCTGGTAGTTCCAGAATATGTTGTGAGCCTATTGGCTGTTAGTAAAATGGCTAGAGATAGTAAAAG ATTAGGTCACCCTGCTGAACCTGTACTTAATGTTCTTAAACATAAACTTTCTTATGGAAATGAAAAATTAATGCCATGTGAG GTCACCATAAAGGAAGGATACAAATACTTTTTAACCATTGTTGATGATCATTCTAGATTAGTTTGGGTTTTCTTATTAAAACAAAAAAGTGATGCATCACAAAATGTTATTGACTTTACAGAAATGTTTTTAAATCAGTTTAATAAGAGTATCAAAATTGTTAGAAGTGATAATG GCATTATACACCAAACATCTTGTGCTtacactccacaacaaaatggtgttgtaGATAGGAAGCATAGGCATCTTTTAAATGTAGCAAGGTCACTTTTGTTTCAAGGAGGAGTACCATTACAGTTTTGGAGTGATT GTCTGGATCACTTGAACTTCTTTGATAACAAGTCCCTTTATGATAACCCTAGTGATCCCaatgatgttaaaaataataatacagacaACAGTGATGGTAAGAGGGTCACTATATTAGGAAGTAGTAGTCATGAGTCAACTGGTGGTTCATCCACTACTACAGAACATGACCTAAATGGTAATAATAGGTCCAGTGATAAGGGCAATGATGGTTCTGTAATCGATAGGGTGAACACTGGAAATGTTCATAGTTAA